DNA from Synechococcales cyanobacterium T60_A2020_003:
TGGTCAGAGTATAACGCTGGATTGAAGGCTAGGGGAAGCCTCACCTTCTGGATCGACGAATCTGTCCTAGAGCAGTGGGTCGTCGAGGAGTTGAGCGGCAAACCCGGCGCGTCAGTTCTTTATAGTGACCTTGCGATTCAAACAATGGC
Protein-coding regions in this window:
- a CDS encoding transposase, whose amino-acid sequence is MKPQYRIRNWSEYNAGLKARGSLTFWIDESVLEQWVVEELSGKPGASVLYSDLAIQTMA